A single region of the Branchiostoma lanceolatum isolate klBraLanc5 chromosome 1, klBraLanc5.hap2, whole genome shotgun sequence genome encodes:
- the LOC136431602 gene encoding uncharacterized protein isoform X1 has translation MKFVLPFCQYALTHPWSKGSSLNAVLHNRMERTIVLLLVIANLASSEIFVDKGGFMKWELSANPVLAGAEDKLEMKFKACNQRGLLIYQAGQNQDFFAMGVFNGRIYIEASLSGQLLELFVGDENNPPVQQNQTHEIVITNMKEHHLGQMRAVINGNNAPLSVLTDVQPELSFSNANLRGNTYIGGYKDVNDLRLQSDRLYNYPIVCLSYLRVGIPSREVDLKSTTESTGQDVPTCPICAPPSIATLRSSRSFMKVEADLQPRSGTIISFKFRTKAQNGLLFYFGGPAWLVVYLKDGKAVLRLNTKGSGADESYVSANSFNDGEEQELFIERDANTATMKDRAGNTIALVTFQGEGADAAHSLNVNSLYVGGIENPATDLTTDAKQYIEVTESLRGCMEEFRFVSYSGVALTADQIDFKTKTMKSRETTFDQCHELDTCLFKECTGVGQRCSLGVCECKPGWNEQTPGADTLVCIDVDECQSNPCQNGGTCFNLENAYRCQCPPQYKGVNCDTERNCYNFPCQNGGTCLEGTSPTPSISGRNCTCPQGYTGVSCEDDVDECSLPNNCVVGTCRNLVGSYECTCKVGYDGYLCRNVIDNCANNPCDPGTCYSFIGGFNCTCADDPEARILNRKDCGALRVTGPVGLTPFALVAICVCALILLILVIVFAIFRRRYTREKKKASRNFISADAESRENIVKYEEEGYGEEDQEAYDITALRQNATMTRASPTSKVPDSNDVGEFIDTRLDDEELGDNLGARDEFIPYEDEGEGSLAGSLSSLNSSSSGGDQNYDYLNDWGPRFSKLANMFNEGESEDD, from the exons ATGAAATTCGTCCTACCCTTCTGTCAGTACGCTCTAACGCATCCGTGGAGTAAAGGTTCATCTCTGAACGCTGTGCTACACAACAGAATGGAGCGGACGATAG tttTACTACTGGTGATAGCAAACTTGGCGAGTTCGGAAATCTTCGTGGACAAGGGCGGTTTCATGAAATGGGAGCTGTCTGCAAACCCAGTCCTAGCGGGCGCAGAGGACAAGTTGGAGATGAAATTCAAAGCGTGCAACCAGAGAGGACTGCTCATCTACCAGGCCGGACAAAACCAGGATTTCTTCGCGATGGGTGTTTTCAACGGCCGGATATACATAGAGGCTTCTCTCAGTGGGCAACTTCTTGAG TTGTTCGTAGGAGACGAGAACAACCCGCCAGTGCAGCAGAACCAGACTCACGAAATCGTCATCACCAACATGAAGGAACACCATCTCGGTCAGATGAGGGCGGTCATCAACGGAAATAACGCCCCCTTGTCGGTGCTAACGGATGTGCAGCCAGAACTCTCCTTTTCGAACGCCAACCTCAGAGGGAACACTTATATCGGCGGGTACAAAGATGTCAATGACTTGCGG TTACAATCCGATCGTCTGTACAACTACCCGATCGTGTGCCTCTCCTACCTGCGTGTTGGGATTCCATCACGAGAAGTTGACCTGAAGTCCACCACAGAGAGCACGGGTCAGGACGTCCCGACGTGCCCTATCTGTGCCCCGCCCTCCATCGCGACCTTGAGAAGTTCAAGGTCATTCATGAAGGTTGAAGCTGACCTTCAGCCCAGATCAGGAACAATCATCAGCTTCAAGTTCAGGACAAA GGCTCAGAACGGCCTGCTCTTCTACTTCGGAGGTCCCGCCTGGTTAGTGGTCTACCTCAAGGATGGAAAAGCTGTGTTGAGGCTTAACACTAAG GGAAGCGGCGCGGATGAAAGCTACGTGTCCGCCAACTCGTTTAACGACGGAGAAGAACAGGAGCTGTTCATCGAACGTGACGCCAACACCGCCACCATGAAGGACCGCGCAGGCAACACCATTGCCCTGGTCACCTTCCAAG GAGAGGGAGCGGATGCTGCCCATTCGCTCAACGTGAACTCCTTATATGTCGGCGGCATCGAGAACCCAGCCACTGACCTGACAACCGACGCCAAGCAGTACATCGAAGTTACCGAGTCACTGAGGGGCTGCATGGAGGAATTCCGTTTCGTGTCCTACAGTGGCGTAGCATTAACCGCCGATCAGATCGACTTCAAGACTAAAACCATGAAGAGCAG GGAAACCACCTTTGACCAGTGCCACGAGCTCGACACCTGCCTGTTTAAGGAGTGTACAGGTGTTGGACAGCGGTGCAGCCTGGGCGTGTGCGAGTGCAAACCGGGGTGGAACGAGCAGACTCCCGGGGCGGACACACTGGTCTGTATCGACGTGGACGAGTGTCAATCAAACCCGTGTCAGAACGGAGGGACCTGCTTCAACTTGGAGAACGCCTACCGATGCCAGTGCCCCCCACAGTACAAAG GAGTGAATTGCGACACTGAACGAAACTGCTACAACTTCccgtgtcaaaatggcggcacctgCCTCGAGGGCACCTCCCCGACCCCTAGCATCTCCGGGAGGAACTGCACCTGTCCTCAGGGCTACACGGGCGTGAGCTGCGAAGATGACGTAGACGAGTGCAG CCTCCCGAACAACTGCGTTGTCGGCACGTGTAGGAACCTGGTGGGGTCGTACGAGTGCACCTGTAAGGTAGGGTACGACGGTTACCTGTGCCGTAACGTGATTGACAACTGCGCAAACAACCCCTGCGATCCCGGCACCTGTTACAGCTTCATCGGAGGAttcaactgcacatgcgcagacGATCCGGAAGCTAGGATTCTCAACA GGAAAGACTGCGGTGCGCTCCGAGTGACCGGACCAGTCGGCCTAACTCCGTTCGCCCTGGTGGCCATCTGCGTCTGTGCTCTGATCCTACTCA TCCTCGTGATCGTGTTCGCCATTTTCCGCCGCCGCTACACCCGGGAGAAGAAGAAGGCCAGCCGGAACTTCATCAGCGCCGACGCGGAGTCTCGCGAGAACATCGTGAAGTACGAGGAGGAGGGGTACGGCGAGGAGGATCAGGAGGCGTATGACATCACGGCGCTGCGGCAGAACGCAACCATGACCAGGGCCTCTCCCACAAGCAAG GTGCCTGACTCTAACGACGTTGGTGAGTTCATCGACACCAGACTAGACGACGAGGAGCTGGGAGACAATCTGGGCGCGCGGGACGAGTTCATTCCGTACGAGGACGAGGGGGAGGGCTCGCTGGCAGGGTCCCTCAGCTCCCTCAACTCCAGCAGCTCCGGAGGCGACCAGAACTACGACTACTTGAACGACTGGGGACCGAGGTTCTCCAAACTCGCCAACATGTTCAACGAGGGGGAGAGTGAAGACGACTAG
- the LOC136431602 gene encoding uncharacterized protein isoform X2, protein MRHRRKDGGSPFLLPVLLLVIANLASSEIFVDKGGFMKWELSANPVLAGAEDKLEMKFKACNQRGLLIYQAGQNQDFFAMGVFNGRIYIEASLSGQLLELFVGDENNPPVQQNQTHEIVITNMKEHHLGQMRAVINGNNAPLSVLTDVQPELSFSNANLRGNTYIGGYKDVNDLRLQSDRLYNYPIVCLSYLRVGIPSREVDLKSTTESTGQDVPTCPICAPPSIATLRSSRSFMKVEADLQPRSGTIISFKFRTKAQNGLLFYFGGPAWLVVYLKDGKAVLRLNTKGSGADESYVSANSFNDGEEQELFIERDANTATMKDRAGNTIALVTFQGEGADAAHSLNVNSLYVGGIENPATDLTTDAKQYIEVTESLRGCMEEFRFVSYSGVALTADQIDFKTKTMKSRETTFDQCHELDTCLFKECTGVGQRCSLGVCECKPGWNEQTPGADTLVCIDVDECQSNPCQNGGTCFNLENAYRCQCPPQYKGVNCDTERNCYNFPCQNGGTCLEGTSPTPSISGRNCTCPQGYTGVSCEDDVDECSLPNNCVVGTCRNLVGSYECTCKVGYDGYLCRNVIDNCANNPCDPGTCYSFIGGFNCTCADDPEARILNRKDCGALRVTGPVGLTPFALVAICVCALILLILVIVFAIFRRRYTREKKKASRNFISADAESRENIVKYEEEGYGEEDQEAYDITALRQNATMTRASPTSKVPDSNDVGEFIDTRLDDEELGDNLGARDEFIPYEDEGEGSLAGSLSSLNSSSSGGDQNYDYLNDWGPRFSKLANMFNEGESEDD, encoded by the exons tttTACTACTGGTGATAGCAAACTTGGCGAGTTCGGAAATCTTCGTGGACAAGGGCGGTTTCATGAAATGGGAGCTGTCTGCAAACCCAGTCCTAGCGGGCGCAGAGGACAAGTTGGAGATGAAATTCAAAGCGTGCAACCAGAGAGGACTGCTCATCTACCAGGCCGGACAAAACCAGGATTTCTTCGCGATGGGTGTTTTCAACGGCCGGATATACATAGAGGCTTCTCTCAGTGGGCAACTTCTTGAG TTGTTCGTAGGAGACGAGAACAACCCGCCAGTGCAGCAGAACCAGACTCACGAAATCGTCATCACCAACATGAAGGAACACCATCTCGGTCAGATGAGGGCGGTCATCAACGGAAATAACGCCCCCTTGTCGGTGCTAACGGATGTGCAGCCAGAACTCTCCTTTTCGAACGCCAACCTCAGAGGGAACACTTATATCGGCGGGTACAAAGATGTCAATGACTTGCGG TTACAATCCGATCGTCTGTACAACTACCCGATCGTGTGCCTCTCCTACCTGCGTGTTGGGATTCCATCACGAGAAGTTGACCTGAAGTCCACCACAGAGAGCACGGGTCAGGACGTCCCGACGTGCCCTATCTGTGCCCCGCCCTCCATCGCGACCTTGAGAAGTTCAAGGTCATTCATGAAGGTTGAAGCTGACCTTCAGCCCAGATCAGGAACAATCATCAGCTTCAAGTTCAGGACAAA GGCTCAGAACGGCCTGCTCTTCTACTTCGGAGGTCCCGCCTGGTTAGTGGTCTACCTCAAGGATGGAAAAGCTGTGTTGAGGCTTAACACTAAG GGAAGCGGCGCGGATGAAAGCTACGTGTCCGCCAACTCGTTTAACGACGGAGAAGAACAGGAGCTGTTCATCGAACGTGACGCCAACACCGCCACCATGAAGGACCGCGCAGGCAACACCATTGCCCTGGTCACCTTCCAAG GAGAGGGAGCGGATGCTGCCCATTCGCTCAACGTGAACTCCTTATATGTCGGCGGCATCGAGAACCCAGCCACTGACCTGACAACCGACGCCAAGCAGTACATCGAAGTTACCGAGTCACTGAGGGGCTGCATGGAGGAATTCCGTTTCGTGTCCTACAGTGGCGTAGCATTAACCGCCGATCAGATCGACTTCAAGACTAAAACCATGAAGAGCAG GGAAACCACCTTTGACCAGTGCCACGAGCTCGACACCTGCCTGTTTAAGGAGTGTACAGGTGTTGGACAGCGGTGCAGCCTGGGCGTGTGCGAGTGCAAACCGGGGTGGAACGAGCAGACTCCCGGGGCGGACACACTGGTCTGTATCGACGTGGACGAGTGTCAATCAAACCCGTGTCAGAACGGAGGGACCTGCTTCAACTTGGAGAACGCCTACCGATGCCAGTGCCCCCCACAGTACAAAG GAGTGAATTGCGACACTGAACGAAACTGCTACAACTTCccgtgtcaaaatggcggcacctgCCTCGAGGGCACCTCCCCGACCCCTAGCATCTCCGGGAGGAACTGCACCTGTCCTCAGGGCTACACGGGCGTGAGCTGCGAAGATGACGTAGACGAGTGCAG CCTCCCGAACAACTGCGTTGTCGGCACGTGTAGGAACCTGGTGGGGTCGTACGAGTGCACCTGTAAGGTAGGGTACGACGGTTACCTGTGCCGTAACGTGATTGACAACTGCGCAAACAACCCCTGCGATCCCGGCACCTGTTACAGCTTCATCGGAGGAttcaactgcacatgcgcagacGATCCGGAAGCTAGGATTCTCAACA GGAAAGACTGCGGTGCGCTCCGAGTGACCGGACCAGTCGGCCTAACTCCGTTCGCCCTGGTGGCCATCTGCGTCTGTGCTCTGATCCTACTCA TCCTCGTGATCGTGTTCGCCATTTTCCGCCGCCGCTACACCCGGGAGAAGAAGAAGGCCAGCCGGAACTTCATCAGCGCCGACGCGGAGTCTCGCGAGAACATCGTGAAGTACGAGGAGGAGGGGTACGGCGAGGAGGATCAGGAGGCGTATGACATCACGGCGCTGCGGCAGAACGCAACCATGACCAGGGCCTCTCCCACAAGCAAG GTGCCTGACTCTAACGACGTTGGTGAGTTCATCGACACCAGACTAGACGACGAGGAGCTGGGAGACAATCTGGGCGCGCGGGACGAGTTCATTCCGTACGAGGACGAGGGGGAGGGCTCGCTGGCAGGGTCCCTCAGCTCCCTCAACTCCAGCAGCTCCGGAGGCGACCAGAACTACGACTACTTGAACGACTGGGGACCGAGGTTCTCCAAACTCGCCAACATGTTCAACGAGGGGGAGAGTGAAGACGACTAG